The proteins below are encoded in one region of Thermococcus peptonophilus:
- a CDS encoding ABC transporter permease, with translation MARIRVPLRIILSITIVTSYIIMAIIGPHFYPNIAEKWDDLDLWKNNPPNAPPAFYGELRGLPKTEWLPGEYVDGRVIFTYDFKYSKVPRDILVLANSTRKIRITIITPLNESYTLYEGDPFPDGIYIGRNLLFAPDWERMKTEKCPNLDKKVMLRPPFSILFTEPDTQDCFNNPKLVKGKYKIILEPFYFPDEKFSPKESARILVQGESYGVLGTDPFGRDVWAGFIGSTRDTILVTIEGAFIAVGLSFLLGMSGAVRGKVGRLSNLISRLLTIIPLLPFVGAVAIDLGTFNASKQMATARPIVVAFILGLIVAGEASRSVRAIVKEELRKGYVESAIALGGNWSWILKKHMPRVLIPYSLHQFSITIPKILALITLLGFFSIVPGFNWGSIMSQTVVMGRTSLYSYNLNWWQVLPVAVSIAVLSVSFTLIATWIEDEFMKV, from the coding sequence ATGGCGAGGATTAGAGTACCCCTCAGGATCATCCTGTCCATAACAATAGTCACCTCATACATCATAATGGCAATTATCGGACCTCACTTTTATCCGAATATAGCCGAGAAATGGGACGACCTAGATCTGTGGAAAAACAACCCTCCAAACGCTCCGCCCGCATTCTACGGAGAGCTGAGGGGACTTCCAAAGACGGAGTGGCTCCCCGGCGAGTACGTGGACGGAAGGGTGATTTTCACTTACGACTTCAAGTACTCCAAAGTGCCTAGAGATATACTCGTTCTCGCAAATTCAACTAGAAAAATACGAATAACAATCATAACCCCTCTCAACGAGAGCTACACCCTCTACGAAGGAGACCCCTTCCCAGATGGCATCTATATCGGCAGGAACCTGCTCTTCGCCCCCGACTGGGAGAGGATGAAGACTGAAAAGTGCCCCAACCTTGACAAGAAGGTCATGCTCAGACCTCCGTTCTCGATACTGTTTACAGAACCCGACACTCAAGACTGTTTCAACAATCCCAAATTGGTAAAAGGGAAGTACAAAATAATCTTGGAGCCGTTTTATTTTCCCGATGAAAAGTTCAGCCCAAAAGAAAGTGCTAGAATCCTAGTTCAAGGCGAGAGCTACGGGGTTCTTGGAACCGACCCATTCGGAAGGGACGTGTGGGCTGGCTTCATCGGGAGCACAAGGGACACGATACTGGTAACGATTGAAGGGGCATTCATTGCCGTCGGCCTCTCCTTCCTCCTCGGCATGAGCGGGGCTGTCCGGGGAAAAGTTGGCAGGCTCTCAAACCTGATCTCAAGGCTTCTCACGATAATTCCACTTCTGCCCTTTGTTGGAGCGGTGGCAATAGACCTCGGAACGTTCAACGCCTCAAAACAGATGGCCACTGCAAGACCTATAGTGGTGGCATTCATCCTCGGCCTTATAGTTGCCGGTGAAGCATCAAGAAGCGTCAGGGCGATAGTGAAGGAAGAGCTTAGGAAGGGATACGTAGAATCCGCAATAGCACTCGGGGGCAACTGGTCGTGGATATTGAAGAAACACATGCCTAGGGTCCTCATTCCATACTCCCTTCACCAGTTCTCGATAACCATCCCGAAAATCCTCGCTCTGATAACGCTCCTCGGGTTCTTCTCCATAGTGCCGGGCTTTAACTGGGGCTCCATAATGAGCCAGACTGTCGTGATGGGCAGGACGAGCCTCTACTCCTACAACCTCAATTGGTGGCAGGTTCTACCGGTGGCCGTTTCGATAGCGGTGCTTTCGGTTTCCTTCACTCTGATAGCCACGTGGATAGAGGACGAGTTTATGAAAGTCTAG